TGCTGAGAGGAAGATTAATCTCATACCTATTGTGTTCCTATCTGTGTCTTGCCCTATagttaatttctttctttggtgCATAAGGACATTGATTAATACCTATTGTGTTCCTATCTGTGTCTTGCCctatagttaatttttttctttggtgcATAAGGACATTGATTTTTTGTTTATACTTCTTGTAAACATattgaaatttctttatctgttgcaactgtgaatttatatttttacttaatataGCAGCATGATTGCTTTTTGAATTCACTTAATGCAGAATAGCTTTTGGTCTAgactctttattttctctctgtggGGAACACACCTGCTGGATTAtgtggttttgttttcttatctgttctgatattttcattttgttgtattTAGTTCAATCATGTCCTACTCACCTGCAAACAGGGCTGCTCATCTATACATAAGGATCCATGTAGAATACATACTGATTTAGTTCTATAATGAAATGTTATCTCtgttatgttttttatttatattgctacattttttcccaattatgttttaaACTAGTTTGGGCTGTGCGATGGAGTATTATAGTTTGGTTGTCTGATACCTCTGGTTTAGTCCACTGACATAAAAATTTGTGTTAGGTTTTAAAAATCATCCTGTTTTAAGTCAATATTTTATGctgaagatgaatttttttttttaagccattgATGAAATtgtattctttctttccattttccttattcCCCTTGATCAATCCTTCTGTTCACTTGTGGGTTTAGTTATTTTACTacagttttttccttcctttttttattcagatacttattttttctcccttttccccccctctctttcctaTCTCAACTTGACTAGTTAAATACCTCCTCTCTTCCCCATGTCCCCAACTTGTTTGCTTATTAACataaatttttctttgctttgatctcttaattttctttccttctgggcTGTTTTGAAAACTTATTGTGTGATAGACTGGTTATATGGTATACCTACTTACTTTTGTACATTTGCTtataagtacatatatgtatgtatgtatgcatagacatgtatacatacacacatacttttaaaaaccaGTGGTCTCTTAAAGTTAATTTCTGAAACTTAGGCCTTTTAAAAGTGATTCTGTTATTATTGCCCTTGTGGATATATCTCCATTATCCCTTTTCTCTGTTGtacctcatttccaaattaaacCTCTCatggcatttattttttctcttgaaaatacATACCTCTTCCTGAGTGGAAGTACTGTTCAATGGGAATATTCCCTTTGCCTCTTTCTGCTGTGTCCCCCTTCTATCTATTTTTGGTTCTTTCTAAATGGAAACATGACAGAACATAATATGTAGAACATAAAATGGACTATGTATTAGGATGCAGAAAAAttgcaaataaatttaaaatgcagaaataatGTTTTTCTAGAATGTACCAAATCAGTATAggagaatagaagaaataatagacTGGAATGTAGGATGAATGGTTTACAGAAAAAAACGAAAACAGTATTAATATGATAAGATCCTAAGACAACATGCTAAAACTTCTGGGACATAGCTAAAGTAGGAAAGTTCACAAGAGGAAAAATCacaatcttaaaaacaaattaacaaaatagaaaaaggattaataaattcaatgaaaaagtttttaaatttaagacAAATAAAAGCTTTATGTAAGGACAAAACTAGATAAGTCTTGAAAATTAGAGACAAATATATCAGAAACCAAAAATATCAAAACTAATAAATCTTAACAGTTTTGATGAACCTTTAgccaacttatttttatttacatttaatagTCATttgaaatactcttttttttttttttttttttttactaaggcaattggggttaagtaacttacccagggtcacacagctagttagtattaagtgtctgagaccagatttgaattcaggtcctcctgactttggggctggtgttctatccattgtgccacctatgtgccccttagattttttttcattcttaatttaaatatcaaataaaatggaCATTATATATGGAACAGAAAAACAACATTATGCATTATAGCTCTATAaaaacttgctttttaaaagtattaagaaATCCACTCAGTTCTCTTCCcacccccccaggctggggttaagtgacttgcccagggtcacacagctaggaagtgtttagtgtctgagaccagatttgaactctgctcttcctgaattcaaggctggtgctctatccaccgggccccctagctgccccaatccaCTCAGTTCTCAATGCTGTCTTGCTTGTCTAGGCTTAAGCTTTTTTCTCTtgtaaaacagaatttttaaaatcctcttttcttccttttcccttactTATCCCTCCCTTTGGCCCTCCTACTCCCACCTCACTGGAGGAGGGGAAAATACCCTTGTGATAAAGATCTTTTGTTAACGCAGATTCCTTCATTGATCCAAAGGAACAAGTCCTGTTCACAATTTGAGTACATCACATCTCCCAAGAGATAGGTAGAGTATTTCATCACTCTCCTAGAATCATGGTAGgacattgcattgatcagagttctaaagtctttcaaagttgtttattgtacctttttattttcaaagcatatgcaaagataatttgtTGCCATTGACCCTTgagaaaccttgtgttccaatttctctcccTTGCCCTTACCCcctcctagatgacaagtaatccaatatatgttaaacttcgtaaaaaatatatgtaaatccaatatagacatTGGTATTTATACAATTtccttgctgcataagaagaatcagatcaaaaagggggggaaatgagaaagaaaacaaaattcaagcaaacaataacaaaaaatactatgttgtggtcagcattcagttcccacagttctctctctgggtatagatggctctcatcacaagaccattggaattggcctgaatcatctcattgttgaagagagccacgtccatcagaattgatcctataattttgctgttgctgtgtacagtgatctggttgtgttcatttcactcagttcatgtaagtctctcaaggcctttctgaaagcatcctgctgaacaataatattccgtgaCACTCATATAacatacaaagtttttttttttcctttacaatgttATTAACTGTATCAATTTTTCTAATTTACTCATAGGTATTACACAAGTTTCTTTGAGGCCTTCCATTGGTAATACCTATTCCATTGGATTCACACCTCATAATATGCTTGCCTGTTCCCCAATAGAAGTGTGCACCCTTAATGCAGATTTCACTAATGCTATCAACTAGGGAgtataaagatttttgtacacGTGCCCTTCCCCTTCTGCTCTGATCTTTCTGGAATATAGTAAGTAGTGAGTGGTACATCAAGGATAAGTGTTGTCTAGTGACTTTTACGATATAGTGACAAATTGCTTTACGAAATAGCTGGATCAATTGAAAGCTTTATCAACAGTAAATTACTGTCCCCCCGCGTGGAGCAGACTTACAAACTGCAGAGGGGCCAGAGGACTTCGGGGGGTGGGGAAACTTCGCGCCCCTGGTGTCCCGAAAGACTGTAAGAACTGGAAAGAGGCAGAGACGTTTGGGGAAGGGGAGCATGTCTCCGTGTTCAAACACGGGAAGGGTTTACATTTGTGCTCTTTGTCCCCAGACCTCGGGGGACGCCCCCTCGCAGACTCCCCGGTCTCGTGGACCGAAACCGGACATAAAGAAAGGAATCACGAGCCCCACAGTGTCCAGCAGCCGCAGGAAGGGCAGGGGTAGACGAGGCTGTTGCATCTCCCCTGCTGCGCCCCACTGGCCCTCCTTGCCCCGGACCAGGGGCCGGAGAGAGGGAACCCTTGTGCCACAAGGTTCCAGTGGAAGTTATTCCTGACTGCCGGTGGGATTCGCTTCCCTGGAATAAGTCCCCAAGGGTCTCTTGAGCAAGCCCAACCTTTTTCCTAAGTCTACCATGGACAGCGCCACATCCTCTCAGTCTGAAAACCCAGACTAAGCGGCCCTAGCCAAAGCTCTAAGGAAAAGGATCAGGGGACCTTGGTGGCGGCAACAAGGGAGGCCCAGTGCCACTTAAAGGGTTGGGGGTGCAGGGATTCTTCTCGATCCTGCTCCCGGCAGAAATGATCCCCCAAAACTGAACCTGAGGTTGCAGGGGCATTGGGCGCGAGGGCGGGACACTGAATCATTCAGTTATCTGTTACATAAGGACCAGATAAAGCGGTCACTATGGAGGAGAGACCTAAGGGACGATAGAACGGGGTTAGTACCCGGTGAAATCAAACACCAGGAACCTCCACAAGCTTTTGTCCAGTGTGCAGACTCAAAACTTTcgggagttaaaaaaaaaaaaaaaattaggtcgcAATGCTTCCTGGGATCTGTAGTCTAACTAAACGACTCTTAGGCACGCGCAAGACGGGACCTTCCTTTTCCGCACTCTGTTTCCCAGAAGCGTTTGGGGATGGTTAGTCTGTGGCTCCATAGGCTATCAAGCTTGCCGCCCAGTAAAATGCATCATGGGAATGCTGCTTCCCTTTTTTTGAATGCACCTCTGATTCGCTGACCGGGAGAGAGTAAAGGAGCAAGAGCGCCGGCGTCGAACTGGGTCCTCGCTTCCGGTTTCATGCTTCCTGTTCTATCGGAGGGACCAAAGTGAACGGGGGAGGATAGTTTGCGTGAGCTCCTGCGGCACCAACTCCTGGTGTCCCcgccctccttttccccaccttaGGTATGCGTACCTAGCTGTCTCGATTGTGAGAACGGGATACGGCGCACGCGCTCCGGCGCACGCGCTCCTTCAACCCCGCCCCCTTATCACAGTTCCTGGTGCGGGCCATGCGGTTTTTGTCATTGCGCACGCGCGGCTTCGGCTCCTGTTGTGTGAGCTGCAGGCAGAAAGTGTCACCTAGCTTCAGTCCTGACAGTGCGCAGGCGCAACTCCGGCTCCAGTTGTAAGAGCCTCAGGCAGAATGAGGACAGGCCAGCATTACTCCTGGCTGTGTGCGCGCTGAGCCCTGGGACTTTGTCAGTGGTTCTGAGTTGTTGTACACGTGTGTGCACGCAGGGGATGTGTATAAGCTCCTGAGTGTGCGCCAGTGCGAGCGTTTGTTAGGGTGCCTGTGAGTATGCGTGTGCAGCCCCCTCATCTCCGGCAATCAACCCCCCTCGGGCCTTGCCACCCCCCTTTTTAGACCCCCTTTCTTTGCGGCTGGACCCAAGCTGCCTCCTCTCCTTGTCCCCTGGCCCGTCCCCCATGGGGCATACATACTCTTATTGCTCCAGTTTCTGTCTCCTACCTGCCCCCTGCCTCATCTTTGGGTCACTTCTGCATCCTCTTTTCTGGTCGGGCCCAGCCCGGCCTTCCTCCCTCCAAGGAGCATCTGTGGAGCCTCTTCTAGGCTCGTAGCTGGGCTTGGTGAAAAGGGGGAGACCCCGCGCCTCAGGGGGTCCCAGCAGAAAACAGGGCCAGAGGCCAAGGTGACGTCAGCCTTTCTTAGTGGATGGTGCAGAGCCATGTTGTGAGGCCCCCCGCTGCGTCTTCGATGACCTCCCCTCCCCCACGGGTCCCTGCCCTGCTGGTCACTGGAGGTTTGGGCTGAGAGGAGTCAGGGCCCAGGGGCTGCTGTTCTTCCTGGGCTCGGAGTGTCCCAGGGGGAGGTCAGGTCGTTGGCAGGTGGGGGTAGCCCTGGCAGCTCTCTGAGGACCCCTCCCCCAGGACACTCCCGGGATGACTTGGGCCCAGGCTCGGGGCGGGGCTTTGACTTTCGGGCTCCCTGGGAGCTGCTTGTTACTGGTCACTGTGAAAGAGAAGGGTCTGTTCCCTCACAGCCCTTGGGGTCTTCAACCTTGCCTGACCCTAGGAGGAAGGTTCCCCGTGCAGGAGCAGCGCTCGGCCCGAGGCTGACGGACATTCATCCCAGCCACTTGTGTCTGTGatgattttcttcaatttgcCCTGAAATGTTTGGTGAAAAACTTGCCCGAGCCTGGAGCTCCTGGGGAGGTTGAGGCACTGGGGTCACTCAGGGCTGAAGCCCATCGGGCCTGTGGCGAGCCCCTGGGGGGGAGGGCTGGGGGCCGCCATGGAGGGGACAAGGGGCCCAGGCGGCATCAGGGAAGTCACGGTCAGGCTGAGATGCTGCCCAGAGCAGGAGCGTTCTGAGGGCCCGGGGCCACTGCGCTTCCGGCCTGGGCCGGGAACTGGGTCTCCGACCACGAGGGGGCGCCAGTGTGAGAGAACAGTTccagagatgatggattttaggGAAGGAATCGCAGGAAGTCACGCACAAAATGGTGCAAATGGTGACTTCCAGACGTTGGTTTGTTAGAAAAgcacagagtgtgtgtgtgtgtgtgtagcagtTTTTCCCGTCTTGGTCCCACCTGCCTCATTTCCCCAGGCCAGGATTCCTTTCCCCCTCGGTGTCTCCACAGCCTGCACAGAACACAGCAGGTGCCGGCCCTCAAACTCCTGCCTCTTTTCCATCCAGCGCCCTTAGCTCTCACCTGCCCTCAGAAGGACGGCCTGCCCTCGGGGCTCCTGCTTCCTCCCCCTCTGCCAGGGTCTCCCCCGTGCCAGCTCCAGGAGCCtgttccccctcctcctcctccccttctgcCAGGCTCCCTTCCTAGGTGGGAAAGCCCCTGGGGCAGGGCTAGGACAGGGCAGGGCATGCCTCTTGGGCGGGGCTATAGCAGGGCAGGCCCCTGGGGCGGGGCTAGGACAGGGGAGGCCTCTGGGGCGGGGCTAGGACAGGGGAGGCCCCTGGGGCGGGGCTGGGGCAGGGGAGGCCCCAGGACCTTCTTCAGCAGCCCCGCCCTCTGTGAGAGGCTCCAGCGCTCTTGAGCTCCCAGAGGTGCTGGGGAGGGGCACTTGTCCAGGAGCCCCAGCAGAGCGGGTCTGGGCCCCTCACAGCTTCTTTCTCCTCCAGCTCAGCCCTGCAAAGACCCTGCTCTTCCCAGGATGGAGGCCGAGCAGGGCCCGACTCCTGGCTTCCTCATGGCCCCCTTTCAGGTGAGTCCCAGCTCCTCCCCGCCTTTTCTCCTCCGGCTCGGGTCAGCGGGGCCACAAAGGCCGCGGGAGGCTGGCCCTGGCCCTGGGGCCTCCCTCCTGGTCAGTAATGGAGAGGGGTCAGTCAGGGCACCTGCGGGGCATCCATATTTGGGCTGTGATCGCCAGTGTCAGTGCTGTGTTCGGGGGTCACACCCCGGCTCATTCTCCTGGGAGGTTTGGGGCTTCGGGAGGAAAGGGCCCCGGGGGTTCTTGGAGAGGATGTGGGTGGGGCGGGGGGGACCCCGGTGTGTGCAGGCTCCCGTGGCCCCCACAAGTAGGGGAGCAGGACCCCGAGGCGGGCTGGGTCTGTGGCTCAGCAGGTTTGTGTCTATTCAGGAGCCAGTGACCTTCCGGGACGTGGCCGTGGACTTCACCCGGGAGGAGTGGAGGGTCCTGGAGCCGGCCCAGAGGGCCCTGCACAGGGACGTGATGCTGGAGACCTTCCAGAACCTGCTCTCTGTGGGTAAGCGCCGCTGTCCCCTTGGGGAGGGCAGAGCCGAGTTGGACCAAAGGGGCCCCAGTGTCTCCTTTCCAGCCTGACTCGTAGTGATGGAGAGCCAGGGACCAGCCTTCTTCTCCGAGCACAGAGTGGAGCTGCTGACCTGGTTGTCCTTCCAAGCCTAACTCAGACCCTGACCAGTCCCTGAGGGCTTTGTATAACTCCCCCCTAGTGCAGTTGTGGCTGGATGCCGGAGTCAGGGCACAGCCGGGGGGAGCTGGGCCTTCTAGGGGCTTTGCAGCTTCCTCCAGGCAGCCCGGCCCGCCCACTCTCCACATCTGCCCTCAGTGGAGCTCAGCCCAGGGACTGAGGAGATCCAGCCCTGAGTCCAAATGGAGGCCAGAGTCTGAGCACAGTCAGGGCTTCTGGGCCTCCTCCTTGAGGGCAGCACTGTTGGGCTTGTCTCAGTCTTGACAACTTTTGAGTCTTCTGTGAAGGATCTGGGAGTGATCTGAGCAGGAGAGTCCCAGTGGGGAAGGAAATGCTCTTGCTGGGATTGAAGATGCCCTTGGATGAAGAGCTTGGCTCCCAGTGAGCGGGTCTGGGACAGACGGCACAGGTGGAGGGAAAGTGGACCCAGGGTCGGGGCCCTGCTGCAGGGGGAGACAGCTTCAGAGCCCTCTGGACATCCTCCCCACCTGCTTGTCCCTGAGTAATTACATTTCGGATGTTCTGTCCCTGTGTGCAGGGATTCCTGTTTCCAGACTGGATGTGATCTCTCTTTTGGAGAAGCCAGAAGGAGCCTGGAGTCCCGAGAGCAGAGACTGCAGTGGGTCTCATCAAGGTGGGTGAAGAGCAGGCAGATGCTGGGAGGCGGCTCCTCTGCCTCGTTCTCTGTCCTGTCCAGTATGGCGGTGCCGTCCCTGGATCCGATGCAGGAGGGCTTGGCTGCTGTGTCTGCATTGTGGTAGCTGGCTGGTCATAGCTCTCCTGTATTTGGTTTTATACTTTTGTTACTTTTATGCATTTGATATTCTATTTCAGAGAAACTGTCATTTGCCTTTTTTAGAAATTTGGAGAGTTTAAACAGTTCTTAATGCC
The Sminthopsis crassicaudata isolate SCR6 chromosome 4, ASM4859323v1, whole genome shotgun sequence genome window above contains:
- the LOC141540365 gene encoding zinc finger protein 793-like isoform X2, yielding MEAEQGPTPGFLMAPFQEPVTFRDVAVDFTREEWRVLEPAQRALHRDVMLETFQNLLSVGIPVSRLDVISLLEKPEGAWSPESRDCSGSHQGPRSQLS